The proteins below are encoded in one region of Populus alba chromosome 2, ASM523922v2, whole genome shotgun sequence:
- the LOC118042023 gene encoding cinnamoyl-CoA reductase 1-like has translation MASEKGRVCVTGAGGFLGSWVVNQLLSKDWLVHGTIRDPRCRGVFHVASPAPAPAPAPAPSIAVPNPEVQLIEPAVKGTLNVLKANAEPKVKRVIIVSSGSAVVRNPNWPKDQVMDETCCSDEEHCRTTESTVNASAKALIKILKDGCNSLEHRLRLIVDARDVVEEQVLAYEMPEAKDDSFDCSGNIVVPI, from the exons ATGGCATCGGAGAAGGGGAGGGTGTGCGTGACAGGAGCTGGAGGATTCTTGGGATCATGGGTTGTCAATCAGCTTCTCTCTAAGGACTGGCTTGTCCATGGAACCATTAGAGATCCCA GATGCAGAGGAGTCTTCCATGTGGCCAGCCCTGCTCCCGCTCCCGCTCCCGCTCCCGCTCCCTCCATTGCAGTACCAAACCCCGAG GTACAGTTGATTGAGCCAGCTGTAAAGGGCACGCTGAATGTGCTTAAAGCAAATGCTGAGCCAAAGGTAAAAAGAGTTATCATTGTGTCCTCTGGAAGTGCAGTTGTGAGGAACCCAAACTGGCCCAAGGATCAAGTGATGGATGAGACATGTTGTTCTGATGAGGAACATTGCAGAACAACTGAG TCCACAGTTAATGCAAGTGCCAAGGCTCTTATTAAGATTTTGAAAG ACGGGTGCAACTCGTTGGAACACAGGCTTCGGCTGATAGTAGATGCTCGTGATGTGGTTGAAGAGCAGGTTTTGGCATATGAGATGCCTGAGGCAAAAG
- the LOC118042021 gene encoding serine/threonine-protein kinase ZRK1, producing the protein MAKRRQSKILLDRGSELLEERIRFCDGRCRSNPIRNFSVDQICRAIQDFQKIHPVQSYIEFEWQKGVLDGRLVFIKRNARGGQEVYRDIVVSSQMSSHNNVLKLLGCCLEIPEGPAMVYEYPENRRLDRHIRDGSLPWGTRLKIAKEIANAVAYLHTAFPRPIIHRDIKPANIFLNQNYAAKLSDFSFAISIPEGESKVGDDLLVGTFGFLDPDYTMTNFVTEKTDVFSFGVLLLVLLTGRATLQGEIHLIEHVKVLVEQDRVHEAVEPMIRGNGGEAIDQQQLEASIELALRCTDDSGEDRPLMIEVAKEIQRIERSITAAP; encoded by the coding sequence ATGGCGAAGAGAAGGCAGAGCAAGATATTATTGGATCGTGGAAGTGAGTTATTGGAGGAAAGGATCAGATTTTGTGATGGTAGATGTAGATCAAATCCTATCAGGAACTTCTCTGTTGATCAAATCTGCAGAGCCATACAAGACTTCCAAAAAATTCACCCCGTTCAAAGCTATATAGAATTTGAATGGCAAAAGGGAGTTCTAGATGGGCGTCTTGTTTTCATCAAGAGGAATGCAAGAGGCGGTCAAGAGGTCTACCGTGACATTGTGGTCTCGTCGCAGATGAGCAGTCACAACAATGTTCTCAAGCTATTAGGTTGTTGTTTGGAGATCCCAGAAGGCCCAGCTATGGTTTATGAATATCCAGAGAATAGACGTCTGGATAGACATATTCGTGATGGATCATTACCTTGGGGAACCAGATTGAAAATTGCCAAGGAAATTGCAAATGCCGTGGCGTATCTCCACACTGCATTTCCCAGGCCCATCATCCACAGAGACATAAAACCTGCAAATATCTTCCTCAACCAGAATTATGCTGCCAAGTTGTCCGATTTCTCTTTTGCCATATCAATTCCTGAAGGTGAATCGAAGGTTGGAGATGATCTTCTTGTTGGGACATTTGGTTTCTTAGACCCAGATTATACGATGACAAATTTTGTGACAGAGAAGACTGATGTCTTCAGCTTTGGGGTGCTGCTGCTCGTCCTTCTTACTGGACGAGCAACACTTCAAGGGGAAATCCATCTGATAGAGCATGTGAAAGTCTTGGTTGAACAGGATCGGGTACATGAAGCTGTGGAACCTATGATTAGGGGAAACGGGGGAGAAGCAATTGATCAGCAACAACTGGAAGCATCCATTGAACTAGCCTTGAGATGCACCGATGATTCAGGAGAAGATAGGCCACTAATGATAGAAGTAGCAAAAGAAATCCAGCGAATTGAAAGATCCATCACTGCAGCTCCATAG
- the LOC118042022 gene encoding cell division control protein 2 homolog D, with the protein MEKAGGVVAAAATNTVVSAMDAFEKLEKVGEGTYGKVYRARERATGKIVALKKTRLHEDDEGVPPTTLREVSILRMLSRDPHIVRLMDVKQGQNKQGKTVLYLVFEYMDTDLKKFIRSFRQTGENIPVKNVKSLMYQLCKGVAFCHGHGVLHRDLKPHNLLMDRKTMMLKIADLGLARAFTLPIKKYTHEILTLWYRAPEVLLGATHYSTAVDVWSVGCIFAELATKQPLFPGDSELQQLLHIFRLLGTPNEEMWPGVSNLMNWHEYPQWKPQSLSSAVTNLDKDGLDLLSQMLQYDPSKRISAKKAMEHPYFDELEKECL; encoded by the exons ATGGAAAAGGCAGGAGGagtagtagcagcagcagcaacgaACACGGTGGTGTCGGCGATGGATGCATTCGAGAAGCTAGAGAAAGTAGGAGAGGGAACGTACGGTAAAGTGTACAGAGCAAGGGAGAGAGCCACTGGAAAGATCGTTGCTCTAAAAAAGACACGTCTCCATGAAGACGATGAAGGAGTCCCACCCACCACTCTTCGTGAAGTCTCCATCTTGCGTATGCTCTCCAGAGACCCTCACATCGTCcg TTTGATGGACGTGAAACAAGGGCAGAATAAACAAGGCAAGACAGTTCTGTATCTGGTTTTTGAGTACATGGACACCGATCTCAAGAAATTTATCCGAAGCTTCCGCCAAACTGGAGAGAACATTCCTGTCAAAAATGTCAAG AGCTTGATGTATCAATTGTGCAAGGGTGTGGCTTTCTGCCATGGCCATGGAGTCTTACACAG GGATCTTAAGCCTCATAACCTGTTGATGGACCGCAAGACAATGATGCTTAAAATAGCTGATCTTGGACTAGCTCGAGCATTTACACTTCCTATTAAGAAGTATACCCATgag ATATTGACTTTGTGGTATAGAGCTCCTGAAGTCCTTCTGGGTGCTACCCATTACTCAACTGCAGTGGATGTATGGTCTGTTGGCTGTATATTTG CTGAACTGGCCACAAAGCAACCACTCTTCCCTGGAGACTCTGAACTACAACAGCTCCTGCATATTTTCAG GTTATTAGGTACTCCAAATGAAGAAATGTGGCCAGGAGTAAGCAACCTGATGAACTGGCATGAGTATCCCCAATGGAAACCTCAGAGTTTGTCGTCAGCTGTAACTAATTTGGACAAGGATGGGCTGGATCTACTATCA CAAATGTTGCAGTATGACCCTTCAAAGCGTATCTCAGCAAAGAAAGCCATGGAACATCCTTACTTTGATGAATTGGAGAAGGAATGTCTCTAA